The DNA region TCACGGCGCCGCGCGCGGGCCCGACGCTCGCCATCGTCTCGCAAGAAGACGGAACCGTCGTCCGCGTCCGGCCCACCGTCGCCGTCGTCGCGGGCCCCGGCGTGCAAGGCACGAGCGCGAACGTCGCGACGAGCTACACGCTGGCGCGCGGGGAATACCTGCAGTTCACGCAACCGGAAGAGCTCACGGGGAGCGCCATTCAGGCGACGCGCCCCGTCGCCGTGATCGGCGGCTCGACGCTCATGGACATCCCGCTGAGCCGCGTTCGCGCCGACGGCGCGCACCAAATGCTGCCGCCGGTGCGGGCCCTCGGCAGCGAATACGTCGGCGTTCGGTACCGCGGCCGTCGCCAACCGGACGGGACCCTCGAGAACGAGCCGGTGCCCTGGCGCATCGTCGGCGTCGCCGACGGCACGCAGCTCACGTTCACGCCGGCCCTCGCTGGCGCGCCGACGTCGGTCAACGCGCGCGAGCTTCGCGAGTGGAACGCGACGGGCCCCTTCGTGGTGCGAAGCCAAGACGCGGCGCACCCGTTCTACTTCGCGCAATACATGACCGGCGGGGAGCCCTTCAGCGGCGAGGGCGACCCCGAGTTCGTCAACGTGATCCCGCCGCAGCAGTTCCTCCCGCGCTACACGCTCTTCACCGATCCGACGTACCCGGAGACGGAGCTGGTGCTCGTGCGACAACGGGTCGCCACCGAAGGAGGCTTGGCCTTCCCCGACGTGTCCCTCGACTGCAGCGGCCTCGTCACCGGTTGGCAGAACATTGGCGCCTACCAGACGGCACGCGTGTCGCTCTCGACGGGAAACTTTCAAGGTGTCGGTGGTTGCGACAACGGCGTGCACCGGCTCACGGCATCGGTACAAGGTGCACCGCTCACCGGGCCGGCCTTCGGCGTCACGGTCTGGGGATGGGGCAGCCGGCTCACCTATTCGGGCACCAATGAAGCCGATCCGGCCTTCACTCGCTGGGTGAGCTACGGCTACCCCGGCGGCGCCAACATCACGCGGCTCAACAACGTCATCTTGAGCGCGCAGTAGCGCCGCGGCACGCAAAGTTTTTCGGACGCTAAGGAACGGGACGAAAGCTTTTCGGCGCGCATCTTTGCCGTTGGGAACTGCGACCAGCGGTGCCAGCCTCTGGGGATGCGCGTTCTCTTGGGTGCCTTCGTCGTCATCGCCGCGTGCTCCTCGTCGGGGGAAAACGGCGCGCAAGCGCCGAGCACGACGCCGCAACCCGCCCACGACGCCGGCGCCTCGCCGAAGCCTCCGACGCCGATCCCCACCATCGGCGGTGTGCCGACGCTCTCTGACGAGAACCCGGATCCGCACGTCGTCGAGGTGCACCTCACGGCCACGCGCGCGCAGGCGCCCATCGACGGCAAGCTCATCGACGTGCTCGCTTTCAACGGCACTGTGCCGGGCCCGCTCCTCCAGGCGCGCGCCGGCGATCGACTCATCGTCCACTTTAAGAACGAGCTCGGCGAGCCGACGACGGTGCACTGGCACGGCTTGCGTGTACCGGTAGCCATGGACGGCTCGCCGCGCGTGATGACGCCGGTCGCCAACGGCGAGACGTTCACGTACGACATGATCGCGCCCGACGCGGGCTCCTTCTGGTACCACCCGCACGTTCACACCAACGATCAGTTGGAGCGCGGCCTCTACGGCCCCATCGCCATTCACGGCAACGACGAGCCCGTCTACGACCGCGAGCGTGAATTGATGCTCGACGACGTGCTCTTGGACACTAGCGGCAACATCGCCGCCGAAAGCCTCGGCGGGCTCACGGCGCTCTCAGGTCGCTACGGCAAGCTCATGCTGACCAACGGGCGCAACGCGGCGACCGCGCGCGAGACGGCCACCAAGGGCGAGGTGGAGCGTTGGCGCATCGTCAACACCGCGAACGCGCGTCGCATGAACCTACTCGTGGAGGGCGCTCGCGCACGCCTCATCGGCACCGACGGCGGACTGTTGCCAAGTCCGCTGCCTTTGCCGTCGCCGCTCGTGTTGCCCGTTGGCGGCCGCTACGACTTGGAGATCGCCTACGACCAGCCGGGTGCGGCGCGCCTCGTGAGCTTCCTTCCCGGCGCGGCAGCCCCAGACGATCGGACGACCATGCTCGAGGTGGGGGTCACGGACTCGGCCAACAGCCCGCGCGAGGTCGCCTTTCCGCCGGTGACGCCGGCGGTGCCCGAGCGGGCACCGACGCAGAGCTTCACCATGAGCTTTGACTACTTGCAGACGGGCGCCGGCGCAGAGTGGCGGATCAACGGCGAGGCGCACTTGATGACGCCGATGCTGTCGGTGCCGCAAGGAACGACGCTCAAGCTGAAGCTCGAGAACAACACCGTGGGCGTCGAGCACCCGTTTCATCTCCACGGCCAGTTCTTCCGCGTGCTCGACGCGGCGTGGCCCGGCCTCCGTGACACAGTCCAAGTGCCGGCGTCGGGGCCCATAGAGATCGTCGCGTACCTCGATAACCCCGGTCGCTGGATGGCCCATTGCCACATCCTCGAGCACGCCGAGGTCGGCATGATGGCGGAGATTGACGTGCTCGCGCCGGGCGCGGGGATGTCCGACGCGCACTGAGGCGTTCACTCGCGAGGCAAATAGGGCCCCGCGTTCCGAGCAGTGCTTCGAAGGGTTCGCTGCCCACGGCAGCCCTCCCGCCCGGGATGCGCTGGGGGCGTGAGAGACCGACAGAAGATCGCTCGACGCGCGCGCGCCTGTACGCTGAACGTCCCCCAGCGTTGCCTGGGCCGCGCTAGCATCGACGAATGCGCGCCACGTCCATGAGCTTGCTGGGCATGGCGTTCGCACTTGGGGCGTGTCAGGCGCTTCTCGCGGAGCCGGGCGTCGGAGCGCCTGATGCGGGTGACGGCAGTGCTCCCGGCGATGCTGCCGCGCCCGACGACGCAGCGTCGTCTGAGGTCGCGACGCCCGCCTTGGACTCGGGCCACGATGCCGATGCAGGCGATGCGAGCCTCATGGCGGACGCACCTGCCCCATTCACGGGATGCGAGGCCTTCCCGGCGGCCCAGGCGTGCGAAGACTACAACGATGGTGGGTCCACCTGGTCGATCGCGAGCTCTGACGGCGGGGTTGTCTCTGTGACCGCGGGCGTTCTCACGGCGTCGGTTCCGCCGTCGTCGCCGACGGGCTCGTACGCGAGAGCACGCACGGCCCCCCCGCTGTCGTATGCCACGAGGGCGCGGGCTCAGCTGCGGTTGAAGGTCACCAAGTCCGAGCACTCGTTTCTCACCCTCCTTGCGCTGGCATCGAGCACCAACGCCGTTTCATTGCTGCGCGACGACACGGGCAAGTTGAACGTGAAGTTGGTCGCCTTGGCGGGGGGCACGGTAGCCGCACTCGACGCCGTGACGACGTTGCCGCTCGGCCAGTTTGTCGACCTCGAGCTCGAGGTCGACGAAGCGATGCAGAGGATCGCCATCGCTGTTGACGGCGCACCGGCCACGTCGCTCATGGTGAAGCCTAACCTCGGCGGCCCCAACCTTGCCGTGGACGTCGGTGTCGTCGACACGGGTCCCAGCGCGTCGGCCGGCAGCGGCTCGGCCGTTGTGGTTGACTACGTTGCTGTCTCGTCCAATTGACGGCGCAATGGGCTGCAGGCTGACGCTCGATCCCGAGCGGCCACGGAGAACGGAGCGCGAGATGACGAGCCGACGCCGCGGTAAGTGGACCACCGAGTGGACTAGGTGGAGTGTCGCGGCGGCGATATTGATCGCGACCGGGGCGCCTCGAGAAGCAGGCGCGCAGATTCGAGCAACCCACCCTCGCATCTTTCTCACCAATACAAGCGTCAGCGCCAGGCAGCTGCGCTGGGCCGCCAAGTCCGACTCCGAGCTCAACGAGGTCGTTGGCTTCGCCACCCGCAGCTTGTCCAATCCGACCGGCGTCGACACGCAGCTTCGCGGTGACTACCCCGATACGGTCGCGCTTCCGACCGCGTTGGCGGCTGTGATCACGGGAGAGTCGCGCTTCGTGAA from Myxococcales bacterium includes:
- a CDS encoding multicopper oxidase family protein, with translation MRVLLGAFVVIAACSSSGENGAQAPSTTPQPAHDAGASPKPPTPIPTIGGVPTLSDENPDPHVVEVHLTATRAQAPIDGKLIDVLAFNGTVPGPLLQARAGDRLIVHFKNELGEPTTVHWHGLRVPVAMDGSPRVMTPVANGETFTYDMIAPDAGSFWYHPHVHTNDQLERGLYGPIAIHGNDEPVYDRERELMLDDVLLDTSGNIAAESLGGLTALSGRYGKLMLTNGRNAATARETATKGEVERWRIVNTANARRMNLLVEGARARLIGTDGGLLPSPLPLPSPLVLPVGGRYDLEIAYDQPGAARLVSFLPGAAAPDDRTTMLEVGVTDSANSPREVAFPPVTPAVPERAPTQSFTMSFDYLQTGAGAEWRINGEAHLMTPMLSVPQGTTLKLKLENNTVGVEHPFHLHGQFFRVLDAAWPGLRDTVQVPASGPIEIVAYLDNPGRWMAHCHILEHAEVGMMAEIDVLAPGAGMSDAH
- a CDS encoding IgGFc-binding protein, with product MVFLRISLAVLTCGAIVAACGSRTDLPTGTVAGTTEEASTDATLDQRDGDARRDGERPFDGPLFEGGPLDVTTDCDAGPTCNDADPGFIYRCGVRVFQCSSLERCREGQCVNPCLDTLGQDTSNGCEFFAVQMDAVPEAEGVCFAVFVVNQWESGEPARIEVARNGTTLPIEQFTRIPVGTGQNITYAPYNAAQGLAKDQVAVMFLSRDPAAAGDGNPSAPRRLAGCPAGVTPAVVGDAAIHGTGRGRAFHIKTNVPVVAYQMLPFGAGRARVTGATLLLPTNVWEDNYVAVNAYAAPTLFTAPRAGPTLAIVSQEDGTVVRVRPTVAVVAGPGVQGTSANVATSYTLARGEYLQFTQPEELTGSAIQATRPVAVIGGSTLMDIPLSRVRADGAHQMLPPVRALGSEYVGVRYRGRRQPDGTLENEPVPWRIVGVADGTQLTFTPALAGAPTSVNARELREWNATGPFVVRSQDAAHPFYFAQYMTGGEPFSGEGDPEFVNVIPPQQFLPRYTLFTDPTYPETELVLVRQRVATEGGLAFPDVSLDCSGLVTGWQNIGAYQTARVSLSTGNFQGVGGCDNGVHRLTASVQGAPLTGPAFGVTVWGWGSRLTYSGTNEADPAFTRWVSYGYPGGANITRLNNVILSAQ